One genomic region from Drosophila busckii strain San Diego stock center, stock number 13000-0081.31 chromosome 3R, ASM1175060v1, whole genome shotgun sequence encodes:
- the LOC108602908 gene encoding uncharacterized protein LOC108602908 isoform X1: MLLILLAVIMRFVDISKLQWRQRCSICNSNTECTHYNNNSNTDANGNMPCWQHVAYSSNSSSTSSGCDSSCSSKENFYAPQQQQQQQYGVTAQQLQQIRYYERLQQQQLQLLQQQLLQRRLQQQLLRVQGVPAPAAAATTTSGGLTCNQQYLIQQRLQQQQQQQQYCQNAANNNENDYLNNNQSHKHQQQANVAQGLKLRRGMTEFSTINNRNNISSNSSSNNHIKLLQNSPATHYHHTQHTAFNPSANPTTPTQQQHLLNRLAPQQHNGNTAAQFEYESAAYRQPQNSPSSVPHAPLAGNKRHQQQQQQLNDRLLQQQHLQLCQQQQLQLLSSVDANAAAAAERAELSEESLKQNVAIVLSNLERYNSTLRSIILNEQLSSNCDSSLFLCDDDDVDNSSSQTDNNNHDVWFNNNNNNNNKQRVQAMAATTVAAVATPESDYNSNATTPAGNRSSSEQQQQLGVGGMLCGGGGGAVSVGGGVGGACANVSGSGVGLNCSLASSQDFTHDNSDYQWFLDYGYRDGCGGMQRSVLSCLSNSFNNYGDLIYNDDLAKNLDANLAEVDMESFRAEDIHSLLSQLPAYCKTLGALNSSLQQSLLLQQQQQQQQQQLYNMHNMSQTSTTSTNELIDNSFCKSELLFSPVKESHISVDSLDMDAYPEEGDIILTCNKDNYTIAFEGSVLYSDDSFYEPADCALRNKQNCINLHSNLDEIVKRNKALEVSMSRSAQSFQPTANCRSPKTTKQRTQLQRRSFLLLSPAHRRYPSGNNNNAGAAAAPAMELITITRHLPQCSVRKSSSLPNLQSELTAEQQQQQQQHEQQQQREEPLNVSQALSTSNMETCTSRIRNLLPMCQMPISISASISERLQQPQAEQQQTHKSHHQSRHKQQQQQQQQQQHRCSCAQSQNSGSASSGNSNPAAFNLVKMFMKQKSSNSNSSCAPDEAQAASGLTCMDVSSGCWPSSDGAGVGSSCSSSSLEKRLRKKSMHDSGKGSAVSRHDEEELLQQEQVTPKRRSLACGSSPAAQRRRSMPLRNPQLTQPAATHCSQQSSEASNSEQLTQICKPLSCASSSEMITRSIQTSCGSLSTHSNLSSRYRCVPPSFLAKLHNLGEQREAPIYVIYPNYALPDLGFVQTSSSNDVIFSPFNYKMTMESAGVAARSQQSLNEDELLRNLDTAHIEDWQSLATLLPQEYRRRLQHIPELRKLSPQLDTEQSQRPLFCMSPPVRRNRSHVCDCAKYFQQQQQQQQDEASSSGSSQPPSSGYRGSSTLLTDSEVEADPFKQMYVYQYEQQQQTTPQQLTTTTTPPQPMPRGILRKAKRNSMIEPKQASHQQLSKLEKRRSLQEPPHNYALGSTDELAEVFEEAEEQSPPVAAKQRLSRKDLDARARAENFLASLPRSELKYYAEIAAILESSTGSAEGVQYDAAALKKEVSRVLSQQKKVSFNDVGAELLAKRFSTPPNSPNISMPSLQRRETLDAHEQRKIESNRFKRLQIQWELMSKDSSMLKELANEQATKSGGSTPTSSAAAANSPHSSQKSRIPRPVSYPAGRKSTPEPTRAATPAKTVNKNANLSSPQLCRVSSAQDVGSAGKCGTRSPSRMVQPKRYSIATTPTTPTSSTAAGRARTPNSRPSTASTPKRQAVAPTSSRPTSRVR; encoded by the exons ATGTTGTTGATTCTACTCGCAGTTATCATGAGATTCGTTGACATTTCCAAGCTGCAATGGCGGCAACGCTGCTCGATCTGCAACAGCAATACCGAGTGCACGcactacaacaataacagcaacacagATGCCAATGGCAACATGCCTtgttggcaacatgttgcttatagcagcaacagcagcagcactagcagCGGCtgtgacagcagctgcagctccaaagAGAATTTCTAtgcaccacagcagcaacagcagcaacaatacgGCGTAACtgcgcagcaactgcagcaaatacGTTACTATGAacgcctgcagcagcaacagctgcagctgctgcaacaacaattgctgcagcgtcgtctacagcagcaactgctgcgcGTTCAAGGCGTGCccgcaccagcagcagcagcaacaacaaccagcggCGGTCTAACCTGCAATCAACAGTATTTAATACAGCAgcgattgcagcagcaacagcaacagcagcaatattgCCAAaatgctgccaacaacaatgagaacGATTATTTGAACAACAATCAAAGCCacaaacatcaacaacaagcaaacgtAGCTCAAG GCTTAAAACTTCGACGTGGCATGACCGAATTCTCAACAATTAACAATAGGAACAACATCagtagcaatagcagcagcaacaatcataTCAAATTGCTTCAAAATTCACCCGCAACTCATTATCATCATACACAGCATACTGCGTTTAATCCATCAGCTAACCCCACAACtccaacacaacaacaacatttgcttaatcGCTTGGCTCCGCAGCAACACAACGGCAACACGGCTGCCCAATTTGAATACGAATCCGCCGCCTACAGGCAACCGCAGAATAGTCCGAGCAGCGTGCCGCATGCACCGCTTGCTGGTAATAAgcgccatcagcagcagcaacaacagctgaacGATcgcttgctgcagcagcaacatctgcagctttgccagcaacagcagctacagttGCTCAGCTCAGTGGATGCcaatgccgctgccgctgccgagcgagctgagctgagcgagGAGAGTCTCAAGCAGAATGTTGCCATTGTGCTGAGCAATTTAGAGCGCTACAACAGCACATTGCGTAGCATAATCCTGAAcgagcagctgagcagcaattgCGACAGCAGCTTGTTTCtctgcgacgacgacgacgtcgacaacagcagcagccaaactgacaacaacaatcacgACGTTTGgtttaacaataacaacaacaacaataacaagcagcgTGTGcaagcaatggcagcaacaacggTAGCAGCGGTGGCTACGCCGGAATCCGATTACAACAGCAATGCAACAACGCCAGCGGgcaatcgcagcagcagcgaacagcagcaacaacttgggGTAGGTGGCATGCtttgtggtggtggtggtggtgcagttagtgttggtggtggtgttggtggtgcTTGCGCCAATGTTAGTGGCTCTGGTGTTGGTCTCAACTGTTCGCTAGCCTCATCGCAAGATTTTACTCACGACAATTCCGATTATCAGTGGTTCCTGGACTACGGCTATCGAGATGGCTGCGGCGGCATGCAGCGCAGCGTGCTTAGCTGTTTATCCAACAGCTTTAATAACTATGGCGATTTGATCTACAACGATGATCTGGCCAAGAATCTGGATGCCAATCTAGCTGAAGTGGATATGGAAAGCTTTCGAGCTGAGGACATACACTCGTTGCTATCGCAGCTGCCAGCGTATTGCAAAACGCTGGGCGCACTCAACAGCAGCCTGCAGCAatcactgctgctgcaacaacaacagcagcaacagcagcaacagctttacAACATGCACAACATGTCGcaaacatcaacaacatcaacaaacGAGCTCATTGACAACTCGTTCTGCAAGTCCGAGCTGCTGTTTTCGCCTGTCAAGGAGTCGCACATTTCCGTAGATTCGCTCGACATGGATGCATATCCGGAGGAGGGCGACATAATACTCACTTGCAATAAGGATAACTATACGATTGCGTTTGAGGGCAGCGTGCTCTACTCCGATGACAGTTTCTATG agCCCGCAGATTGCGCATTgcgtaataaacaaaactgcattaatCTGCATAGTAATCTGGATGAAATTGTTAAGCGTAACAAAGCGCTGGAGGTGTCCATGTCACGTTCAGCGCAGTCCTTTCAGCCCACAGCCAATTGTCGCTCACCGAAGACTACAAAGCAacgcacacagctgcagcg ACGCTCGTTTCTTCTTTTATCGCCCGCACACCGCAGATATCCCtcgggcaacaacaacaatgctggagcagcagcagcgcctgccaTGGAACTGATAACCATAACGCGTCATTTGCCGCAGTGCAGTGTgcgcaagagcagcagcttacCCAATCTGCAAAGCGAACTAACAgcggagcagcaacagcagcagcagcagcacgagcagcaacagcagcgtgaGGAGCCGCTGAATGTGTCACAAGCGTTAAGCACATCAAACATGGAGACTTGCACAtcgcgtatacgtaatttgctGCCAATGTGCCAGATGCCCATATCGATAAGCGCTTCCATTAGCGAGCGTTTGCAGCAACcgcaagcagagcagcagcaaacgcacaAGAGTCATCATCAGAGTCgccataagcagcagcagcagcagcagcaacagcagcaacatcgctgcagctgcgcgcaAAGTCAAAACTCAGGCTCTGCCTCTTCGGGCAATTCCAATCCGGCCGCCTTTAATCTAGTCAAGATGTTTATGAAgcaaaagagcagcaacagcaacagcagctgtgcgCCAGATGAAGCGCAAGCAGCCAGCGGTTTAACCTGCATGGATGTGAGCTCAGGTTGTTGGCCCTCCAGCGATGGCGCTGGCGTGGGCtctagctgcagcagcagctcgctgGAGAAGCGTCTACGCAAGAAGAGCATGCACGACTCGGGCAAGGGCTCGGCTGTGAGTCGCCACGACGaggaggagctgctgcagcaggagCAAGTGACGCCCAAGCGACGCAGCTTAGCCTGCGGCAGTTCGCCGGCAGCGCAGCGACGTCGCAGCATGCCGCTGCGCAATCCACAGCTAACGCAGCCAGCGGCAACGCACTGCAGCCAGCAATCCTCGGAGGCAAGCAACTCGGAGCAGTTGACACAAATATGCAAACCGCTGTCATGCGCCTCCAGCTCCGAGATGATAACACGCTCCATACAAACCTCTTGCGGCTCGCTCAGCACGCACAGCAATTTGAGCTCGCGCTATCGCTGCGTGCCGCCCTCGTTTCTGGCCAAGCTGCATAATCTGGGCGAGCAGCGTGAGGCGCCCATCTATGTCATCTATCCCAACTATGCGCTGCCCGATCTTGGCTTTGTgcaaaccagcagcagcaacgatgTCATCTTCTCGCCTTTCAACTACAAGATGACCATGGAGAGCGCCGGCGTCGCAGCGCGCAGCCAGCAGAGCTTGAATGAGGATGAGCTGCTGCGCAATTTGGACACCGCACACATTGAAGACTGGCAGTCGCTGGCTACACTGCTGCCGCAGGAATATCGCCGGCGTCTGCAGCATATTCCAGAGCTGCGCAAGCTTAGTCCACAGCTGGACACGGAGCAATCGCAGCGTCCGTTGTTCTGCATGTCGCCGCCAGTGCGTCGCAATCGCAGCCATGTATGTGATTGCGCCAAGtatttccagcagcagcagcagcaacagcaggatGAAGCTTCCAGCTCGGGCTCCAGTCAGCCGCCCAGCTCTGGCTATCGCGGCTCTTCCACGCTGCTCACCGACTCCGAAGTCGAAGCTGATCCCTTCAAGCAAATGTATGTCTATcagtatgagcagcagcagcagacgacgccacagcagctgacgacgacgacgacgccacCGCAGCCCATGCCACGTGGCATTCTGCGCAAGGCCAAGCGCAATTCGATGATTGAGCCCAAGCAGGCGTCACATCAGCAGCTGTCCAAGCTGGAGAAGCGACGCAGTCTGCAGGAGCCGCCGCACAACTATGCGCTGGGCTCCACCGATGAGCTGGCCGAGGTCTTCGAGGAGGCGGAGGAGCAGTCGCCACCAGTGGCTGCCAAGCAGCGGCTTTCACGCAAGGATTTGGATGCGCGTGCGCGTGCTGAGAACTTCTTGGCCTCACTGCCGCGCTCCGAGCTTAAGTATTACGCCGAAATTGCAGCCATACTCGAGTCCAGCACTGGCTCCGCCGAGGGCGTGCAATACGATGCTGCGGCGCTGAAGAAGGAAGTCAGTCGTGTGCTCAGTCAGCAGAAGAAGGTCTCGTTCAATGATGTGGGTGccgagctgctggccaaacgCTTCAGCACGCCACCCAATTCGCCCAACATTTCCATGCCGTCGCTGCAGCGACGTGAGACGCTCGACGCGCACGAGCAGCGCAAGATTGAGAGCAATCGCTTCAAGCGCTTGCAAATCCAATGGGAGCTCATGAGCAAGGACTCGAGCATGCTCAAGGAGCTGGCCAATGAGCAGGCAACCAAAAGCGGCGGCTCCACGCCCACctcaagcgcagcagctgccaactcGCCGCACTCGTCACAAAAGTCACGCATTCCAAGGCCTGTCAGCTATCCAGCGGGCAG AAAGTCCACGCCTGAACCCACACGTGCTGCTACTCCAGCCAagactgtaaataaaaatgctaatcTAAGCTCCCCGCAACTTTGTAGAGTCAGCAGCGCGCAGGATGTGGGCAGCGCTGGCAAATGCGGCACACGCTCGCCCAGCCGCATGGTGCAGCCCAAGCGCTATAGCATAGCaaccacgcccacaacgccTACTTCATCGACAGCAGCGGGACGTGCGCGTACGCCCAATAGTCGACCCAGCACGGCAAGCACTCCCAAGCGTCAAGCTGTGGCGCCCACGTCCTCCAG ACCAACATCACGCGTGCGTTAA
- the LOC108602908 gene encoding uncharacterized protein LOC108602908 isoform X3: protein MLLILLAVIMRFVDISKLQWRQRCSICNSNTECTHYNNNSNTDANGNMPCWQHVAYSSNSSSTSSGCDSSCSSKENFYAPQQQQQQQYGVTAQQLQQIRYYERLQQQQLQLLQQQLLQRRLQQQLLRVQGVPAPAAAATTTSGGLTCNQQYLIQQRLQQQQQQQQYCQNAANNNENDYLNNNQSHKHQQQANVAQGLKLRRGMTEFSTINNRNNISSNSSSNNHIKLLQNSPATHYHHTQHTAFNPSANPTTPTQQQHLLNRLAPQQHNGNTAAQFEYESAAYRQPQNSPSSVPHAPLAGNKRHQQQQQQLNDRLLQQQHLQLCQQQQLQLLSSVDANAAAAAERAELSEESLKQNVAIVLSNLERYNSTLRSIILNEQLSSNCDSSLFLCDDDDVDNSSSQTDNNNHDVWFNNNNNNNNKQRVQAMAATTVAAVATPESDYNSNATTPAGNRSSSEQQQQLGVGGMLCGGGGGAVSVGGGVGGACANVSGSGVGLNCSLASSQDFTHDNSDYQWFLDYGYRDGCGGMQRSVLSCLSNSFNNYGDLIYNDDLAKNLDANLAEVDMESFRAEDIHSLLSQLPAYCKTLGALNSSLQQSLLLQQQQQQQQQQLYNMHNMSQTSTTSTNELIDNSFCKSELLFSPVKESHISVDSLDMDAYPEEGDIILTCNKDNYTIAFEGSVLYSDDSFYEPADCALRNKQNCINLHSNLDEIVKRNKALEVSMSRSAQSFQPTANCRSPKTTKQRTQLQRRSFLLLSPAHRRYPSGNNNNAGAAAAPAMELITITRHLPQCSVRKSSSLPNLQSELTAEQQQQQQQHEQQQQREEPLNVSQALSTSNMETCTSRIRNLLPMCQMPISISASISERLQQPQAEQQQTHKSHHQSRHKQQQQQQQQQQHRCSCAQSQNSGSASSGNSNPAAFNLVKMFMKQKSSNSNSSCAPDEAQAASGLTCMDVSSGCWPSSDGAGVGSSCSSSSLEKRLRKKSMHDSGKGSAVSRHDEEELLQQEQVTPKRRSLACGSSPAAQRRRSMPLRNPQLTQPAATHCSQQSSEASNSEQLTQICKPLSCASSSEMITRSIQTSCGSLSTHSNLSSRYRCVPPSFLAKLHNLGEQREAPIYVIYPNYALPDLGFVQTSSSNDVIFSPFNYKMTMESAGVAARSQQSLNEDELLRNLDTAHIEDWQSLATLLPQEYRRRLQHIPELRKLSPQLDTEQSQRPLFCMSPPVRRNRSHVCDCAKYFQQQQQQQQDEASSSGSSQPPSSGYRGSSTLLTDSEVEADPFKQMYVYQYEQQQQTTPQQLTTTTTPPQPMPRGILRKAKRNSMIEPKQASHQQLSKLEKRRSLQEPPHNYALGSTDELAEVFEEAEEQSPPVAAKQRLSRKDLDARARAENFLASLPRSELKYYAEIAAILESSTGSAEGVQYDAAALKKEVSRVLSQQKKVSFNDVGAELLAKRFSTPPNSPNISMPSLQRRETLDAHEQRKIESNRFKRLQIQWELMSKDSSMLKELANEQATKSGGSTPTSSAAAANSPHSSQKSRIPRPVSYPAGRVSSAQDVGSAGKCGTRSPSRMVQPKRYSIATTPTTPTSSTAAGRARTPNSRPSTASTPKRQAVAPTSSRPTSRVR from the exons ATGTTGTTGATTCTACTCGCAGTTATCATGAGATTCGTTGACATTTCCAAGCTGCAATGGCGGCAACGCTGCTCGATCTGCAACAGCAATACCGAGTGCACGcactacaacaataacagcaacacagATGCCAATGGCAACATGCCTtgttggcaacatgttgcttatagcagcaacagcagcagcactagcagCGGCtgtgacagcagctgcagctccaaagAGAATTTCTAtgcaccacagcagcaacagcagcaacaatacgGCGTAACtgcgcagcaactgcagcaaatacGTTACTATGAacgcctgcagcagcaacagctgcagctgctgcaacaacaattgctgcagcgtcgtctacagcagcaactgctgcgcGTTCAAGGCGTGCccgcaccagcagcagcagcaacaacaaccagcggCGGTCTAACCTGCAATCAACAGTATTTAATACAGCAgcgattgcagcagcaacagcaacagcagcaatattgCCAAaatgctgccaacaacaatgagaacGATTATTTGAACAACAATCAAAGCCacaaacatcaacaacaagcaaacgtAGCTCAAG GCTTAAAACTTCGACGTGGCATGACCGAATTCTCAACAATTAACAATAGGAACAACATCagtagcaatagcagcagcaacaatcataTCAAATTGCTTCAAAATTCACCCGCAACTCATTATCATCATACACAGCATACTGCGTTTAATCCATCAGCTAACCCCACAACtccaacacaacaacaacatttgcttaatcGCTTGGCTCCGCAGCAACACAACGGCAACACGGCTGCCCAATTTGAATACGAATCCGCCGCCTACAGGCAACCGCAGAATAGTCCGAGCAGCGTGCCGCATGCACCGCTTGCTGGTAATAAgcgccatcagcagcagcaacaacagctgaacGATcgcttgctgcagcagcaacatctgcagctttgccagcaacagcagctacagttGCTCAGCTCAGTGGATGCcaatgccgctgccgctgccgagcgagctgagctgagcgagGAGAGTCTCAAGCAGAATGTTGCCATTGTGCTGAGCAATTTAGAGCGCTACAACAGCACATTGCGTAGCATAATCCTGAAcgagcagctgagcagcaattgCGACAGCAGCTTGTTTCtctgcgacgacgacgacgtcgacaacagcagcagccaaactgacaacaacaatcacgACGTTTGgtttaacaataacaacaacaacaataacaagcagcgTGTGcaagcaatggcagcaacaacggTAGCAGCGGTGGCTACGCCGGAATCCGATTACAACAGCAATGCAACAACGCCAGCGGgcaatcgcagcagcagcgaacagcagcaacaacttgggGTAGGTGGCATGCtttgtggtggtggtggtggtgcagttagtgttggtggtggtgttggtggtgcTTGCGCCAATGTTAGTGGCTCTGGTGTTGGTCTCAACTGTTCGCTAGCCTCATCGCAAGATTTTACTCACGACAATTCCGATTATCAGTGGTTCCTGGACTACGGCTATCGAGATGGCTGCGGCGGCATGCAGCGCAGCGTGCTTAGCTGTTTATCCAACAGCTTTAATAACTATGGCGATTTGATCTACAACGATGATCTGGCCAAGAATCTGGATGCCAATCTAGCTGAAGTGGATATGGAAAGCTTTCGAGCTGAGGACATACACTCGTTGCTATCGCAGCTGCCAGCGTATTGCAAAACGCTGGGCGCACTCAACAGCAGCCTGCAGCAatcactgctgctgcaacaacaacagcagcaacagcagcaacagctttacAACATGCACAACATGTCGcaaacatcaacaacatcaacaaacGAGCTCATTGACAACTCGTTCTGCAAGTCCGAGCTGCTGTTTTCGCCTGTCAAGGAGTCGCACATTTCCGTAGATTCGCTCGACATGGATGCATATCCGGAGGAGGGCGACATAATACTCACTTGCAATAAGGATAACTATACGATTGCGTTTGAGGGCAGCGTGCTCTACTCCGATGACAGTTTCTATG agCCCGCAGATTGCGCATTgcgtaataaacaaaactgcattaatCTGCATAGTAATCTGGATGAAATTGTTAAGCGTAACAAAGCGCTGGAGGTGTCCATGTCACGTTCAGCGCAGTCCTTTCAGCCCACAGCCAATTGTCGCTCACCGAAGACTACAAAGCAacgcacacagctgcagcg ACGCTCGTTTCTTCTTTTATCGCCCGCACACCGCAGATATCCCtcgggcaacaacaacaatgctggagcagcagcagcgcctgccaTGGAACTGATAACCATAACGCGTCATTTGCCGCAGTGCAGTGTgcgcaagagcagcagcttacCCAATCTGCAAAGCGAACTAACAgcggagcagcaacagcagcagcagcagcacgagcagcaacagcagcgtgaGGAGCCGCTGAATGTGTCACAAGCGTTAAGCACATCAAACATGGAGACTTGCACAtcgcgtatacgtaatttgctGCCAATGTGCCAGATGCCCATATCGATAAGCGCTTCCATTAGCGAGCGTTTGCAGCAACcgcaagcagagcagcagcaaacgcacaAGAGTCATCATCAGAGTCgccataagcagcagcagcagcagcagcaacagcagcaacatcgctgcagctgcgcgcaAAGTCAAAACTCAGGCTCTGCCTCTTCGGGCAATTCCAATCCGGCCGCCTTTAATCTAGTCAAGATGTTTATGAAgcaaaagagcagcaacagcaacagcagctgtgcgCCAGATGAAGCGCAAGCAGCCAGCGGTTTAACCTGCATGGATGTGAGCTCAGGTTGTTGGCCCTCCAGCGATGGCGCTGGCGTGGGCtctagctgcagcagcagctcgctgGAGAAGCGTCTACGCAAGAAGAGCATGCACGACTCGGGCAAGGGCTCGGCTGTGAGTCGCCACGACGaggaggagctgctgcagcaggagCAAGTGACGCCCAAGCGACGCAGCTTAGCCTGCGGCAGTTCGCCGGCAGCGCAGCGACGTCGCAGCATGCCGCTGCGCAATCCACAGCTAACGCAGCCAGCGGCAACGCACTGCAGCCAGCAATCCTCGGAGGCAAGCAACTCGGAGCAGTTGACACAAATATGCAAACCGCTGTCATGCGCCTCCAGCTCCGAGATGATAACACGCTCCATACAAACCTCTTGCGGCTCGCTCAGCACGCACAGCAATTTGAGCTCGCGCTATCGCTGCGTGCCGCCCTCGTTTCTGGCCAAGCTGCATAATCTGGGCGAGCAGCGTGAGGCGCCCATCTATGTCATCTATCCCAACTATGCGCTGCCCGATCTTGGCTTTGTgcaaaccagcagcagcaacgatgTCATCTTCTCGCCTTTCAACTACAAGATGACCATGGAGAGCGCCGGCGTCGCAGCGCGCAGCCAGCAGAGCTTGAATGAGGATGAGCTGCTGCGCAATTTGGACACCGCACACATTGAAGACTGGCAGTCGCTGGCTACACTGCTGCCGCAGGAATATCGCCGGCGTCTGCAGCATATTCCAGAGCTGCGCAAGCTTAGTCCACAGCTGGACACGGAGCAATCGCAGCGTCCGTTGTTCTGCATGTCGCCGCCAGTGCGTCGCAATCGCAGCCATGTATGTGATTGCGCCAAGtatttccagcagcagcagcagcaacagcaggatGAAGCTTCCAGCTCGGGCTCCAGTCAGCCGCCCAGCTCTGGCTATCGCGGCTCTTCCACGCTGCTCACCGACTCCGAAGTCGAAGCTGATCCCTTCAAGCAAATGTATGTCTATcagtatgagcagcagcagcagacgacgccacagcagctgacgacgacgacgacgccacCGCAGCCCATGCCACGTGGCATTCTGCGCAAGGCCAAGCGCAATTCGATGATTGAGCCCAAGCAGGCGTCACATCAGCAGCTGTCCAAGCTGGAGAAGCGACGCAGTCTGCAGGAGCCGCCGCACAACTATGCGCTGGGCTCCACCGATGAGCTGGCCGAGGTCTTCGAGGAGGCGGAGGAGCAGTCGCCACCAGTGGCTGCCAAGCAGCGGCTTTCACGCAAGGATTTGGATGCGCGTGCGCGTGCTGAGAACTTCTTGGCCTCACTGCCGCGCTCCGAGCTTAAGTATTACGCCGAAATTGCAGCCATACTCGAGTCCAGCACTGGCTCCGCCGAGGGCGTGCAATACGATGCTGCGGCGCTGAAGAAGGAAGTCAGTCGTGTGCTCAGTCAGCAGAAGAAGGTCTCGTTCAATGATGTGGGTGccgagctgctggccaaacgCTTCAGCACGCCACCCAATTCGCCCAACATTTCCATGCCGTCGCTGCAGCGACGTGAGACGCTCGACGCGCACGAGCAGCGCAAGATTGAGAGCAATCGCTTCAAGCGCTTGCAAATCCAATGGGAGCTCATGAGCAAGGACTCGAGCATGCTCAAGGAGCTGGCCAATGAGCAGGCAACCAAAAGCGGCGGCTCCACGCCCACctcaagcgcagcagctgccaactcGCCGCACTCGTCACAAAAGTCACGCATTCCAAGGCCTGTCAGCTATCCAGCGGGCAG AGTCAGCAGCGCGCAGGATGTGGGCAGCGCTGGCAAATGCGGCACACGCTCGCCCAGCCGCATGGTGCAGCCCAAGCGCTATAGCATAGCaaccacgcccacaacgccTACTTCATCGACAGCAGCGGGACGTGCGCGTACGCCCAATAGTCGACCCAGCACGGCAAGCACTCCCAAGCGTCAAGCTGTGGCGCCCACGTCCTCCAG ACCAACATCACGCGTGCGTTAA